From Salvelinus sp. IW2-2015 linkage group LG18, ASM291031v2, whole genome shotgun sequence, a single genomic window includes:
- the LOC111978453 gene encoding phosphatidylinositide phosphatase SAC2-like, whose translation MELFQAKDHYILQSGDHALWCSRIDGTMNARPATDLLLAWNPVCLGLVEGLIGKIQLHTDLPLGLILIRQKALVGQMPGDHKVYKITKIAVIPLSEEEPLDLELELCKKHHFGIDKPEKLAPSPDESKYLMKTLSQIKSNVGAPTKKKVKENKEKERLERRLLDELYKIFMDSDSFYYSMTYDLTNTVQRQGDTEKSNLPQWKQVDDRFFWNKHMVQELIDLQVPEVDFWVTPIIQGFVQVQELVVNYNESPEEEKSSPDTPLQELTCVDDIHPRFTVALISRRSRHRAGMRYKRRGVDTDGHVANFVETEQLIHVHNHSLSFVQSRGSVPVFWSQAGYRYNPRPRLEKGEKETIPYFAAHFDEQLNLYKKQVIINLVDQSGREKIIGDAYLKQVLLYNNPNLTYVSFDFHEHCRGMKFENVQTLTDAISDIIADMRWGWVDQAGVICHQEGIFRVNCMDCLDRTNVVQAAIARAVMEAQLKKLGVMPPEQPLPLKCYRIYQVMWANNGDTISRQYAGTAALKGDFTRTGERKLAGVMKDGVNSANRYYLNRFRDAYRQAVIDLMMGHPVTEDLYSIFSKEKEHEEKEQESQRVTQEQVSLLLQTYMQLLLPDDEKFHGGWALIDCDMSLIDATSKDVDVLLLLSNSAYYIAYYDEEADKVNQYQRLNLEGLEKIEIGPEPTLFGKPKFCCMRLHYKNEETSGYFHTLRAVTRNPEDDGKDTLQCIAEMLCITKQSMGLDMQVIEKKLERRHSKPHEDITGRHPDQVLGSSGLAQGKSFLLNKFSSLNQRVKKSNVNMGSFKGRLGNTFSTKPDVNFLKPTIGITLWKSDSSLETSEGANTGPALKDLCDNHSEMSSDSDSYNSDEHLRSGSLENVDYVLPSCGIVASAPRLGSVELNIRVTGCDSKQGAPALAGPEDQSPDATSEGEEAILIDFGTPIDAYCHQFIQDAQTKPVEVFGEQMTGGIPTQNPHVPSHAKGPLAPDEQPGSDQKVQAKELQLPPRPSQLDVTSRPNLLTAQKLSSAASGSSQRSLGSHMDGSLGPLPADGNGSRVVSPFAKIKSSMVQVASLTQAGLTQGINFAVAKVQKSPEPEMAGLNETQENELKAMFTQCQTRIIQI comes from the exons ATGGAGCTGTTTCAAGCCAAAGACCATTATATTCTCCAGAGTGGCGATCATGCTCTTTGGTGTAGCCGAATAGATGGGACCATGAACGCCAGACCTG caacagaccTTCTGTTAGCTTGGAACCCAGTGTGTTTGGGCCTGGTTGAGGGTCTCATCGGGAAAATACAACTTCATACAG ATCTTCCTCTGGGTCTCATACTGATCCGCCAAAAAGCGCTGGTTGGCCAGATGCCAGGTGACCACAAAGTCTACAAGATCACCAAGATAGCTGTCATTCCTCTATCTGAGGAAGAGCCACTGGATCTGGAGCTGGAG CTTTGTAAGAAGCATCACTTTGGGATCGACAAACCAGAGAAGCTTGCACCGTCTCCAGATGAGTCGAAGTACCTGATGAAAACTCTGAGTCAGATCAAGTCCAATGTTGGGGCTCCCACTAAGAAAAAG GTCAAGGAAAACAAAGAGAAGGAACGTCTCGAGAGGCGGCTGCTCGACGAGCTGTACAAGATATTCATGGACTCCGATTCCTTCTACTACAGCATGACTTATGACCTCACCAACACTGTGCAGCGGCAGGGAGACACAGAAAAGTCCAACTTACCCCAATGGAAACAG GTGGATGACAGATTCTTCTGGAACAAACACATGGTCCAGGAGCTAATTGATCTGCAG GTTCCAGAGGTGGACTTCTGGGTGACACCCATCattcagggctttgtgcaggtgCAGGAGCTGGTAGTGAATTACAACGAGAgcccagaggaggagaagagcagcCCCGATACGCCGCTCCAGGAGCTCACCTGCGTGGACGACATCCACCCGCGCTTCACCGTGGCCCTCATCTCCCGCCGCAGTCGCCACCGTGCAG GGATGCGGTACAAACGCAGAGGGGTAGACACAGATGGACACGTGGCTAACTTTGTGGAGACAGAGCAGCTGATACACGTGCACAACCACTCACTGTCTTTTGTGCAGAGCCGCGGTTCGGTGCCTGTCTTCTGGAGCCAAGCAGGCTACCGCTACAACCCCAGGCCTCGACTGGAGAAAG GAGAAAAGGAGACCATTCCTTACTTTGCTGCTCACTTTGACGAACAGCTCAACCTTTACAAGAAGCAG GTCATCATAAACTTAGTGGACCAAAGTGGGCGTGAGAAGATTATTGGCGACGCATATCTCAAACAAGTCCTTCTGTACAACAATCCAAACCTTACATATGTCTCTTTTGACTTCCATGAGCACTG TCGAGGTATGAAGTTTGAGAATGTGCAAACGCTGACAGATGCCATCTCTGATATTATCGCAGACATGAGATGGggctg GGTGGACCAGGCAGGAGTCATCTGCCATCAGGAGGGCATTTTCCGGGTCAACTGCATGGACTGTCTGGACAGGACCAATGTAGTCCAGGCTGCCATAGCTCGTGCAGTAATGGAGGCACAG CTGAAGAAACTGGGTGTGATGCCCCCTGAGCAGCCTCTGCCGCTCAAGTGCTACAGGATCTACCAGGTCATGTGGGCCAACAACGGCGACACCATCAGCAGACAGTACGCCGGCACAGCCGCCCTCAAG GGAGACTTCACCAGAACGGGGGAGAGAAAACTGGCCGGGGTGATGAAAGATGGCGTGAACTCAGCCAACCGCTACTATCTGAACCGCTTCAGGGACGCATACAGACAAGCAGTCATTG ACCTGATGATGGGCCATCCTGTGACAGAGGACCTGTACTCCATTTTCAGTAAGGAGAAGGAGCatgaggagaaagagcaggagagccAGAGAGTAACCCAGGAGCAGGTCAGCCTCCTGCTACAGACTTACATGCAGCTACTGCTGCCCGACGACGAGAAGTTCCATGGTGGCTGGGCCCTCATCGACTGTGACATGAG CCTTATTGATGCAACCAGCAAAGACGTGGATGTTCTCCTGCTGTTATCCAACAGTGCATATTACATTGCATA CTATGATGAGGAAGCTGACAAAGTCAATCAGTACCAGCGCCTCAACTTGGAGGGTTTGGAAAAGATTGAAATAG GCCCAGAACCTACTCTGTTCGGGAAGCCCAAATTCTGCTGTATGCGTCTACACTACAAGAATGAGGAGACAAGTGGGTATTTTCACACACTGAGGGCTGTCACAAGGAATCCTGAGGATGACGGTAAAG ACACGTTACAGTGCATAGCTGAGATGCTTTGCATAACAAAGCAATCCATGGGACTTGACATGCAGGTGATTGAAAAGAAACTGGAGAG AAGGCACAGTAAACCTCACGAGGACATCACGGGCAGACACCCTGACCAGGTCCTTGGCAGCTCTGGTCTGGCTCAGGGAAAGAGCTTCCTCCTCAACAAGTTCTCCTCTCTCAACCAGAGGGTGAAAAAGTCCAATGTCAACATGGGCTCCTTCAAGGGGAGGCTGGGCAACACCTTCTCCACTAAGCCCGACGTGAACTTCCTGAAGCCCACCATTGGGATCACCCTCTGGAAGTCTGACAGCAGCTTGGAGACCTCCGAGGGGGCAAACACCGGCCCGGCTCTGAAGGACCTCTGTGACAACCACTCGGAGATGTCATCCGACTCAGATTCGTACAACTCGGATGAACACCTGCGCTCCGGCTCCTTGGAGAATGTGGACTACGTGCTGCCCAGCTGCGGCATCGTGGCATCAGCTCCGCGGCTAGGCAGCGTGGAGCTTAACATCAGAGTCACTGGCTGTGACAGTAAGCAGGGGGCTCCGGCTCTAGCCGGTCCTGAAGACCAGTCTCCCGATGCTACCTCAGAGGGTGAGGAGGCCATCCTGATAGACTTTGGAACGCCTATTGATGCCTATTGCCACCAATTCATCCAAGATGCGCAGACCAAACCTGTGGAGGTATTCGGGGAGCAGATGACTGGTGGCATCCCCACACAGAACCCACATGTCCCTTCACATGCTAAAGGTCCCCTGGCCCCAGACGAGCAGCCAGGTTCAGATCAGAAGGTGCAGGCGAAGGAGCTCCAGCTCCCTCCCAGGCCATCCCAGCTAGATGTTACCTCCAGACCCAATCTCCTGACTGCCCAGAAGCTCAGCTCGGCAGCTTCTGGCAGCTCCCAGAGGAGCCTGGGCTCTCACATGGATGGCAGCCTGGGCCCCTTGCCCGCCGACGGTAACGGCAGTCGAGTAGTCTCCCCCTTTGCCAAGATCAAGAGCTCCATGGTGCAGGTGGCCAGCCTGACCCAGGCCGGACTTACCCAAGGCATCAACTTTGCCGTGGCAAAGGTGCAGAAAAGCCCAGAGCCAGAAATGGCCGGTCTCAATGAGACACAAGAGAACGAGCTGAAGGCAATGTTTACACAGTGCCAGACGAGGATCATACAGATCTAG